The Thermoplasmatales archaeon DNA window ATTTATCTCTAAAACTTTCCTTTCCTGGATGATGTGCTCTTTTATTCCACTTCCATACAGTTTTTCTGCTTATTCCAAGAAATTCAGCAATTTCTTTTGTTTTCTTTCCTGCCTTCTTTGCCATAGCCATTATTCTCCTCATTTCTGGAGTAACATGTGACATTTCCCATTCCCTCCTATAAAGAATGGGAAATTGGTTTAAGAAATGTTACTGATCTGTGTTTACTTTACATTCCTAAAAAAATTATATATTCGGATTGCATTCATTTTCATGGATTTAATTGGCTTGGTAGCTGTCTACTTATATGTTTTTATTCTTATTATTTTATCAGAAAAAGTACTCTCTCGCTATCCTGTTTTAAGCAGAAAAATCCTGCATATAATGGTTGGAAACATATTATTCATACTTCCCTTCTTCGAGAATAGATATATAATGGCTTTTCTCGCCGCCGCCCCTTTTATACCCCTCACCTTCTTGATGAGTCCTTATTCACCATTAAAAATAAAGAGTAAGGCTTCTTCTGCGGGACATGGGCTGGGGCTGGTGTATTATTCAATTTCATGGACGCTCCTTGCTTATGTTTTTTTTAACGATAAATTTTTGATAGCAATAGGAATAGTTGCAATGTCTTATGGTGATGGCTTTGCCTCTCTTTTTGGAACAAAATTCGGGAGGAGAAAGTATAAAATATTTGGAGACGAAAAGAGTATAGAAGGCTCGTTGAGTATGTTTTTTGCAATTATTTTTTTTGGGGCAATTGCAATGCTTTACTATAATTTCTTTGAGGGTATTCAATCAATTCTTCTGCTAATTTTTATAAGTTTTTTTGCAACGGTTGTTGAAGGAATAACCCCAAAAGGGCTTGATAACTTAACTGTTTCATTAACCGCCTCAATTCTTTGCTATGGGATAAAATGCGCTTTATAGTTGTTGATGGGCTTGATGGGGCTGGCAAGGACACGCATGCAAATCTGATTAAAGAAAGATATGAAAATAGGAATGAGAAGGTTATAATTCGCTCCCATCCAGAAGATGATAATAAATACGGGCTAAAGGCAAAGAAAGCCCTCATTGAAGGGGGTAAAATAAATCATATTAAAGCATCATTTTATTATGCAATGGATGTTATTCGCTCGATAAGAAAATTTTATGGCAAGGCAGATACATTTATTGTTGTAAGATATCTGGTCGGAGTTGCATATTTGCCACTTCCTATTGCAAAGATACTATACAAATTTTTCTCAACTTTTCTTCCTACTTCACCATACATGTTTTTCCTTGATGTGGAGCCAGAGGAATCTCTCAGAAGAATTGAGAAAAGAGGAGAAAGAGAGATGTTTGAAAATCTCGAGGAATTGAGAAAAGTAAGGGAAAAAGCTCTTAAACTTGTAGAGGGATGGCATATAATATATACAAATCGTCCAATAGAAGATACGCACAGAGAAATAGATGAAATTCTTGATAAGTTAGATGAGGAGGCGAGAGGAACAGGGAGAGGCAAGGGGGGAGGAGAAAAATAAGCTATCCCGTTCCTCTCATTTTTTCTCACTATGTAATAAAAAAATTGTATATAAATTGTTCTATCACATCAAAATTGACATGGCAAAACAATTAAATTTTGCTGATAACATAGCAAATTTTAAAAGAATTTATGAATTAAAACATAAGGGGCAGAGCCTGCTCCTAACCAAACGCAAGGTTTTAATAATAGTTGTTGTTAATAGTTAGCCATCACTATGGAGGTGGTATCATTGTCGCTCGATCCATCAGCTGCAAAATATTTGATTAAAGGAAAAATAAGGGTTGAAGGAATAGTGGATAAATCGGATGTAATAGGTGCAATATTCGGTCAAACAGAAGGGTTAATAGGCGAAGAGCTTGATTTAAGAGATTTGCAGAAATCAGCAAGGATAGGAAGAATAGAAGTTGATATAAAGCATGTCCAGGGTAAAAGCGAAGGAGAATTTACACTCAATTCCGCTCTTGAAAAAGTTGAAACAGTTTTAATAGCATCTGCAATAGAAAGTGTTGATAGGATAGGACCTTGCAAGGCAGAATTGAAAATTGAAAGGGTAGAAGATATAAGAATTGCAAAAAGGAAGAGGGTTGTTGAGAGAGCAAAAGAAATATTGGCTGAAATAATGAAGCAGGCGCACGAAGAAATGCCCGACTTGGTTGAGGAAATAAGGCAATCTGTTCAGGTTGAGGAAATCACATATTATGGCAAGGAGCGCCTGCCTGCGGGGCCAAATATTGATAAAAGCGATGCGATAATAATTGTTGAAGGGCGAAATGATGTTGTAAATCTTTTGAGGCATGGAATAAAAAATGTGATTGCTGTTGAGGGAACAAATATACCCCAGACAATAATTGATTTATGTAACGAAAAAATTGCTACCGCATTTGTTGATGGGGACAGAGGAGGAGAGCTTATTTTAAGAGAATTGCTTCAGGTTGCAGACATAGATTTTGTTGCAAAAGCCCCTCCTACCAGAGAAGTTGAAGAATTGTCATATAAACTTGTTATGAAAGCATTGAAAAATAAAATACCTGCAGAGCAATACCTTGAAAACATGGGAATAAAAAAAGAAAAGAAGAGCGAGCTTGGAGAATATGAAAAAATATTTGAAGAAGTAAGAGGGCAGCACATTGCTATTTTTCTCGATGATGAGGGAAATGAAATCAAAAGAATAGAAACGGAGAAATTGATAGAGGAAATAGGTAAAACAAAGCCAAAAGTAATAGTTTTTGATGGAGTTATAACCCAGAGGTTGCTCGATCATGCTTTTGAAAATAAGGTAAAGAAGATAGTGGCAACTGCAATGGGAGAAGTTACTAAAATTCCAAAAAGTATAGAAATGATAACAGAGAAGCAATAAAATGTATTCACAAAAAGTAATGGACCATTTTTTAAATCCGAGAAATAAAGGTAAGTTAAAGGATGCAGATGCGGTTGGAAAAGTTGGAAATCCGGTATGCGGAGATGTAATGTATATTTACATAAAAGTGAATGATAACAGAATAGTTGATATTGGATGGGAAACAATGGGATGTGCGGCAGCAATTGCAACTTCATCAATGCTGAGTGAGCTTGCGAAAGGGAAAACACTCGATGAAGGGCTTAAAATAAGCAGGAAGGATATAGCAGATGCTCTTGAAGGGCTTCCCCCAATAAAAATGCATTGCAGCAATCTGGCGGCAGATGGTTTGCATAAGGCAATAGAGAATTACAGAAACAAGGAAAAAATAATGGAGGAATTTTCAAAAATTGTTGGTGAAAAGGATGCAAAAGCATTGTGGCATGCGGGAATAGCAAGTGTCGATGAGTTAAGAAAAACTTCAATAGAAGAAATTTCGAATATAATAAGTGCGGAAGGAGTTAACAGGATAAGAGAATATTTCAAAAAATGAAAGGAAAGGTAATAGTTTTAACTGGTGATGGCAAAGGAAAAACAACCTCCGCATTTGGCTGTGCCCTCAGGGCGGCGGGGCATGGCAAAAGGGTTGTTGTTATTCAATTCATGAAGGCTAGGGAGAGCGGGGAGGCGATGATTGAAGTCAAGAATATAGAAATAGCCAGATTTGGTAGGAAGTCCTTTGTTTTTGAGGCGGGCAGGGAAGATATTGAGATGGCTGAAAAAGCAATGGAATTTGCAAGGAAATCAATTAAAAAGAAACCATTTATGCTTATCCTTGATGAAATAAATGTCGCAGTTGATAAAAATCTTGTAAAAGTTGAGGATGTTATAAATCTTATAAGGGAGAGGGGGGAAACAAACATAATTCTGACAGGGAGAAATGCAAGAAAAGAAATAATAGAAATCGCAGATATAGTAACTGAAATGAGAAATATAAAACATTATTATGAAAAAACAGGAGAAACAATTGAAGGAATTGATTATTGACTCTCTTCAGCAATCAATGCATTTTCTTTGAATTTAAATATATGATATGTTTTTTCTCCTTTTAATCCATCTTCAATTTTTTTTCTAACATTCCAGTATTTTTCTGGTGCTATTTCCATTCTTAAAATTGCCTTCTTTGCATTCATGTTTTTCAAAATTTTGTTTATTTCGGAAAAATTGAATGAGCATATTTTCATCACTTTATATCTTCTTAAGAAAGAAGAATTGTAAATAGTGCTGGAGGTAGCGAGACTTCTCCTCTTTTCAATTTTAATTAAATTTCCATCAAAACCTATCTTTCCAAATAAATTGCTTACCAGACCCGCCTTTACAACAGTTACATCAATTTCATAGAGAAATTCTCCAATTTTATCAGAAAAAATTAACTCAATTTTTTCATCCATGTCAGTTATTCTTTCCTCAGATGGCAGGGATACTGCTGATGTGTCGCAAGAAGCAAGTTCATTGGTGTAAAGAGCAAGCCTGTTTAAATTGAAATTAAGGGAGGTATATTCCTTTTCTCCCTCCAGTAAAATTTCATTTCTTGAAATCTGAGGGGGCAATTCAAAAGCTATTTTATCCACCTTCTTTTTATAGATTTCATAAACTTTAAGTGGATTTGGCATCAGGCTTTGCAACCTTCTTTCCCCTTCTTTTTCTTTTCTTGAAGGATCAGAAAAAATTGCATTTGCATCCACTCTTTTTACAATATTTTTATCAAGGCAATCCCCTTCAATAATTTCATAATTTTTTATTCCATTTATTTCCATATTTAAAATTGCAATCTTTGCCCTTATAGCATCTTTCTCAACTCCTATTGCAATTGCATTTTTTGCAAAAAAAATTAGTTGAGCACCAACCCCACAACTTACATCTGCTATCACATTTCCTTTAATTCTTTTTGCTCTATATTCAGCAACAGCTGGTGGGGTAGCATATCTCAGCCCGTATTCATCAAAAAAGAGATTTTGAGATGGAAATTTTTTTGAAGATTTTATTCTGCATTTT harbors:
- a CDS encoding helix-turn-helix domain-containing protein, whose amino-acid sequence is MSHVTPEMRRIMAMAKKAGKKTKEIAEFLGISRKTVWKWNKRAHHPGKESFRDK
- a CDS encoding phosphatidate cytidylyltransferase — encoded protein: MDLIGLVAVYLYVFILIILSEKVLSRYPVLSRKILHIMVGNILFILPFFENRYIMAFLAAAPFIPLTFLMSPYSPLKIKSKASSAGHGLGLVYYSISWTLLAYVFFNDKFLIAIGIVAMSYGDGFASLFGTKFGRRKYKIFGDEKSIEGSLSMFFAIIFFGAIAMLYYNFFEGIQSILLLIFISFFATVVEGITPKGLDNLTVSLTASILCYGIKCAL
- a CDS encoding thymidylate kinase, encoding MRFIVVDGLDGAGKDTHANLIKERYENRNEKVIIRSHPEDDNKYGLKAKKALIEGGKINHIKASFYYAMDVIRSIRKFYGKADTFIVVRYLVGVAYLPLPIAKILYKFFSTFLPTSPYMFFLDVEPEESLRRIEKRGEREMFENLEELRKVREKALKLVEGWHIIYTNRPIEDTHREIDEILDKLDEEARGTGRGKGGGEK
- a CDS encoding DNA primase; its protein translation is MEVVSLSLDPSAAKYLIKGKIRVEGIVDKSDVIGAIFGQTEGLIGEELDLRDLQKSARIGRIEVDIKHVQGKSEGEFTLNSALEKVETVLIASAIESVDRIGPCKAELKIERVEDIRIAKRKRVVERAKEILAEIMKQAHEEMPDLVEEIRQSVQVEEITYYGKERLPAGPNIDKSDAIIIVEGRNDVVNLLRHGIKNVIAVEGTNIPQTIIDLCNEKIATAFVDGDRGGELILRELLQVADIDFVAKAPPTREVEELSYKLVMKALKNKIPAEQYLENMGIKKEKKSELGEYEKIFEEVRGQHIAIFLDDEGNEIKRIETEKLIEEIGKTKPKVIVFDGVITQRLLDHAFENKVKKIVATAMGEVTKIPKSIEMITEKQ
- the nifU gene encoding Fe-S cluster assembly scaffold protein NifU, with protein sequence MYSQKVMDHFLNPRNKGKLKDADAVGKVGNPVCGDVMYIYIKVNDNRIVDIGWETMGCAAAIATSSMLSELAKGKTLDEGLKISRKDIADALEGLPPIKMHCSNLAADGLHKAIENYRNKEKIMEEFSKIVGEKDAKALWHAGIASVDELRKTSIEEISNIISAEGVNRIREYFKK
- a CDS encoding cob(I)yrinic acid a,c-diamide adenosyltransferase, with the protein product MKGKVIVLTGDGKGKTTSAFGCALRAAGHGKRVVVIQFMKARESGEAMIEVKNIEIARFGRKSFVFEAGREDIEMAEKAMEFARKSIKKKPFMLILDEINVAVDKNLVKVEDVINLIRERGETNIILTGRNARKEIIEIADIVTEMRNIKHYYEKTGETIEGIDY
- a CDS encoding class I SAM-dependent methyltransferase; translation: MKIEEIEEEIEKAISLIRSGYSRKLVIEKLKDVYFPREKIFEMGKCRIKSSKKFPSQNLFFDEYGLRYATPPAVAEYRAKRIKGNVIADVSCGVGAQLIFFAKNAIAIGVEKDAIRAKIAILNMEINGIKNYEIIEGDCLDKNIVKRVDANAIFSDPSRKEKEGERRLQSLMPNPLKVYEIYKKKVDKIAFELPPQISRNEILLEGEKEYTSLNFNLNRLALYTNELASCDTSAVSLPSEERITDMDEKIELIFSDKIGEFLYEIDVTVVKAGLVSNLFGKIGFDGNLIKIEKRRSLATSSTIYNSSFLRRYKVMKICSFNFSEINKILKNMNAKKAILRMEIAPEKYWNVRKKIEDGLKGEKTYHIFKFKENALIAEESQ